GTAATCCTCCCGCTCCTCCTGCAGACAACTCCGAAATGATCATCAGCCCTGATACTTACCGAGAAAACCGCATTCCCGCTGGTCAAACTCGAACCCGAAAATGGCCGATCCTGCACGCAACCGATGTTCCCAAGATCAATCTCGACACCTGGAAACTGGAAATTAGTGGTCTCGTCAACAATCCCCTTTCTTTTAACTGGATTGAATTTCAACAATTACCGCGCACACAAGTCTTCGCAGACTTCCACTGTGTGACCCGCTGGTCCCGCTTGGGAAATCTTTGGGAAGGTGTCTCCGCGAAAGAAATTATGCAACGCGCTGGCGTTCAACCTGAAGCCCATTATGTCATCGCCACCGGTTACGATGATGGCTGGACCACAAACCTCCCGCTAAAGGATTTCCAATCGGAAGACGTTCTCTTATGTGACAAACATGACGATGAGCCTCTTGATCCCGATCACGGCGGCCCTCTGCGTTTAATTATTCCCCTCCTCTACGCCTGGAAAAGTGCCAAATGGATTACAAAAATCGAGTTCGTCGCCGACGACTCGCCCGGCTATTGGGAACGTGGTGGGTATCACAATCATGGTGATCCCTGGATCGTCAATGAAAACAACCCCGACGGCGAACGCTTTCAATCAAAAGATGACATCCCTCCCGGCTTTTTTGATTAAGTAACGACATTCAATATTGTCACCCCCAAAATCCCATTGACAATTTCGGGAACCCCCGAATGGAATTCCCTTCCTAAAACAGTGACCATTTTTCTTCTTGACACCATCGCGCCGTTCTCGAAACTCCGTGATCTGCGTCGCGCGCGCGTGGAAATTTTTTCTTCGCGGTGAATACTTCTGCTCCTGTTGATTTCAGCACTATAAAAGTCCCTTGTTTTTGATGATTGGATCATAAACATTCTGAACAAGCTCTTCATCATCACCCTCATTTCAGACTACTTTCAACCATATTTGCATCATCAACACCGCTCATATCGGTCAAACTCAAGACAAAAATGCGCAAATCTTTCTGGCTTGACTGGCCCACGCCATTCCAGATCATGTTAGAGAGTCGATCACGATAAGACCACATTTTCACATATGTGAAACAACTTCAAAACACGAATGACACACGCAACCTGGCGAGATAAAGTCAGTTACAGGAGTTTCTCTGCAATGCCATGTAACCACAGACCATATTCTAACCGATATGACGCCAACACCTGAGATGAATATCTGCTGAGCAGTCGGATTACCCCGCCACTTGTAGCGATACTTTTAAAACACTAAAGAAATCCTTCTAGACCACAACCGATGAATATACTTATACGATCTTCAGGTAAATGGATTTTTTCCGAAAATAAATGAACCAAACGGGAACTGATTACGACTATAGTCACAGTTCCATGACACGATCACCCAACCAAATCCTTGACGAACTGCTAGTGCTGAAATGCCAGGATGGTGACATCGAGGCTTTCAAAACTCTTGTCTCTCGTTGGCACAACCGGTTGCGGCGGCATGCCTGGTATTTAACTCAAGACTGGGAAGCTGCGGGAGACATCGTTCAGGATGCCTGGTTGGATATCATTCGTACCATCCGTCGGCTGAAAGACCCATCGTCGTTTCGAAACTGGGCGTACCGCATTGTGGGGAACAAGGCAACCGATTGGGTGCGACGCCAGCAGCGACAAAGAACACTCTGGACAGAAATAGCGCACCAAAAAAAGAGTGCGGGTGACTCCACAGCACAACAAGGAAACAAGTCACATGTGCAGTCAATAATTCAACAAGGTATCAAAGCATTGTCGACAAGCAGCCAACAGATTCTTTCCATGAAATATATGGATCACATGTCAACACAAGAAATCGCACAAGCGTTAGGGATCCCGGTCGGAACTGTCAAATCGCGGTTACATCATGCCCGGGAACAACTGAAGCAAGTCATACAAAGGAGCGAATTATGAAAGAAATTGATGAACAGATTCGGGAGGCACTCCAGGCTCAGCAGGACGAATTGAATGATGGATACAATCTGGACAATGAAGGTATCTTGCAAATGTTTCGAGGCCACTCAAAGTGGATCACCATCACCTGGTTTACTCTGATGGCGGTGACGGTTACCGTAATGATCGTTTCTGCAGTTCAGTTCTTTCGGGTTGAGAGTACCCGTGCCATGATTGCCTGGGCCACTGGTTTTACCGTCTGCTTCATTTTTGAAGCGTTAATTGAGTTTTCTTTTTTAGCAGATTGTCGGAAGAACGCCCTTCAATGTCAGATAAAACGACTGGAGTTACAGGTCGCCACTTTAGTCAGTGAAATGGAAAACAAAGAAGAACAGCCAGAAGATGAGAAGGCGTAATGGCCTTTCAAGTCACCCTACTCCTGACAGAGCCTCTCAAAATATCCAATCATTCTAGAGAAGAGGCATGCACCGCCAATGCCACACTGGCTGAGACAGAGGCAGTTCAGAATTACTAATCGAGATTGAATTCCATGACGTCCGATTCGGGATCACCGGTCACAACAACGGAAAGCTCTGTCGCGTCGTTATACTTTGCAGGGATCACCTGCTCAACTTCCTCGATTTGTTCATCGGTATCAGGGTCGATCTTTTTCTTGCCTGTTGGTTTGTGCCAATAAACGGCAACACGGTAGGACGCCTTGTTGGGCCCCTTCTCAGCAGGGATTTTAAACGCTCCGCTTTCAATAGGCCCACCAGCAGGGTTGGACTTTCCATCTTCGGGTATCAGGGAGATCATCCCGTTTGGGATTGGTTCGCCTCCAAAGGTCACCGTTCCCGAGACTGGAAATCGTTTCTCGCCAGTATAGTCAGACTGACTTCCACATCCCAAACAACCTGCAATCAAGACAACCAGTAATGCTCGAACAACCACGCCCATTTGATTCATCCGTAAGTGCCCTGTTAAAAATTGAGAATAAAAAAATATCAACCAGCTCGACTGAGCTGGTTGAATTGAAAGAAGTTTCAAAGTCCAATTTAGAACTCTCCGACAACCTCATCGTCATCGATAAAGAACAAATTCTGGATTACAAATCCCGGACCAGCCATGTTGACATTCATCCCCAAACACGTGGTAGTCGATCCAGCTGCAGGATTGTGACTGATGTTTTCACTAATGAAACGCACAGCGCCATCTGCCATCAAAAATTGGGCTCCCCCTTCATGATTACTGCTCATTCCATGCCGAGTACAACCAGCATCGCCTGATGCTGCGTTAGTAGATGAAGTCGTTGCGGTCGGAGTGTTGATGGGCCAGTTGACACGGAACTTGTTGCCAGCGTCTGTAACACCACTGCGTCCCCAGACAATCGCACCTCCATAGCGTTTTCCTGCTGGATTGCGTTTAAAGCGACGTTCCGCCATTAAGAGCGTATTACTGGTTCCATCCGTGATGTCGCGGATACGTATCTTGGTATTGCCGCTCCCGATGCGATCACTCACAACATAGTTTGATGTGGCATAGTTCTGGTGCATCTGGTTTCTATCTCTTCCAGTATCCGACGGACACCTGAATGCGGGTAAGGGAGTTCTTAGAGGTCTTGTCCCACCAAAATTGGCACCTTCATTGGGCATTCGGCAGCCATCCGGGTTTAATAAATTATACAAGGGAGCCTGATCCATGTAGGGTAGTATGAACGTTCCCCAGCCCCACGCACGGTAACTGTTATCAGTAAAAGTGGCTCCATTTGACATCGTCACACACCGAGTCGACCAACCTGCACCACCGGGACGATTAATGACACCAGGAGGAAACACTTTGTGAACATCGTGGTAGTTGTGAAATGCCACTCCAAACTGCTTCAAATTATTCTTGCAGGTAGATCGTCGGGCTGCTTCTCGAGCCTGTTGAACGGCTGGTAATAAAAGTGCAATTAAAATCGCAATAATGGCAATGACGACAAGTAATTCGATTAACGTAAATCCGAATTTTCTGTCTTTTACTGAATGCTTCACCACAAAGTACTCCTTTTAAAATAGAGTCAAAATTTGTTGCCTCTTTAGAAATGAAGGAGAGGCTAATAAGAAAATTTCTTAGAGATGCTCTGTTCAGATTCTTGACTGTTTCTAAAATTACATTAGGAACAAAATACTCCTTTAATTAATACATCAGTTTATTAATATACACATGATTAATAATTAATCTACAAGTGTTTGGTTCAAAATGATTTTTTCACTAATGATTACATTCGAATCTGATCTTTAGTTTCGTTTATAAAATAAACACCTATCTCTACTCTTAGGACGAAGCAAACAGATTTCATCTCGTCGGCCATTGAAAACAAACCTGATGCCAGACAGTTTCCTGACTTTGTTTTAAGTATCATAATTTGTGCGAACCCGTTTCGAGCTGAAAGCGACTTTTCAGTGTATCCCACAGAATTTTGGTCTAATTTTTTCTCACACACATCGAATTGACTCGCACTCGTTTAAAGCTTTGAATGAATATTCATAATGAAATGCACTAAACCAAAGTTTGCTTCATTAGTGAGAGACAGCCTCTTAAATCAAAAATGTTGGTATGTGAGCTGCGGCGCAGTAGGAACCACTTTTGAATTAGCATTGGGCGAGAAAATCTTACGAAGTCAACCGTTGTTGAATTTAAGTCACCCTCAAGTATTTCGAGAGTATGAAGGGAGCGCCAATCTGCTGGTCTGGTGTGCCTGGAGGCTTGATCGAGGCATGAAGACCGTCACAAGCTGGGACGACGAAACCGAAACGGTCTTGGAAGGACTATCACATTTGACCGGCAAAAGAGTAATCGACTTGGATATTCAGACTCCAGCCTGGGGCTTGCTTCTCAAATTGACCGGTAATGACTCACTAAAAGTATTTTGCGATCATGTACCCGGCAATCCCAGCTGCCAAGATAACTGGATCCTTTCGATACCACAAAAAACATTGTATGCTGGTCCAGGCCAACACTATGGTATAGAACGGGAAAACCAAAATCCTGTTGATTGATATCAACATAGACTAAATAAGTTCAACCACTTTATTAGAAACCAATGATGCCCTATGTCTTATCGCCTCAGTAATTTTTCACTGTACATAACCTTTTACAGCCTCTTGATTCTTTCGATAACGAATCCCACATTCGGTGATACTCCCGTGAGTGGCAATGCAACCATTCGACAAAAGGCGGGCCCCTCTGAAATTGTGATCACAACAACCAATCGTTTAGCCGGCGCGATTGACTCACTCACCTGGAACGGAAAAGAATTCATTGACAGTTTCGATCATGGCCGACAACTACAATCCGCAGCCAGCTTCGACCTCCAATCGACGGACCCATTCTGGGCAGAACGTTATAACCCCACAGAAGCCGGCTCTCGTTCCGACGGGACGGGAAAGAGTTCGTCCAGCAAGCTCCTCTCACTCCGGGCCACAGGAAACGAATTGGAAACCACGACACGCATGGCGTATTGGCTGGCGCCCGGTCAGAAGTCATCTGGTCGGCTAGCGCTCAACCAAAAAATTCTTTCAAATCATCTCGTATCCAAGCGCGTCCGCATCGGCTACAAAGATCATGATCAGGTGATCGAATATCAGACGACTTTCACGGTTCCCAAGGGTGAGCAGCACACTTACGCTCAATTCGAAGCACTCACCGGCTACATGCCCGCCGAGTTTGAGAAGTTCTGGACCTTTCAACCTGCAACGGGCAAACTGGAACCACTCAGCGATGGTCCTGGCGAACAGAAACTACCCGTCGTCATGAGCACCAAAGACGGCAAGTACGCGATGGGCATCTTTTCTCCCGATCAACCCTCAAAGGGTTACAGACATGCGGGATATGGCCGTTTTCGCTTCAAGGCTGCCAAAGTCGTCAAATGGAACTGTGCCTTCCGAGTACGCGACCAACAGGGAATTAAACCAGGGGAATATTCCTTCAGCATGTTTGTGGCTGTCGGTACTCTGGAGGACGTCAGACAATCACTTGTGTCACTCACTAAAGAGTTTCCGAAGAAGTGAATCAACTTAAGATCTAATCAACCCATTTCGGAACAATTTACACCCGAGGTGCAGCCGCGATGACTTCTTCGGAGACTCCTGAAGCGTATTTCATGAAGTTATTATTGAAGGCGGTTGCCAGTTTGACTGCGGTCTCCTTGTAAGCACTTTGATCGACCCACGAATTATGAGGCACCAGAAGCTTGTCATCTACACCCGGGCACTGCGTAATCGTAGCCATTCCAAAAATAGGATCGATCTCTGTGGGTGCATGATTGAGAACCCCTGAATGGATGGCATCAATGATCGCCCGTGTGGCTTTCAGGCTGATGCGTTCGCCCACACCATACGCGCCCCCATTCCAACCGGTGTTGACCAACCAGACGTTCGCATTGTACTTCTTGATCTTCTCCGCCAGCAGATCCGCATATTTTCCGGGGTGCCAGACCAGGAACGGTCCGCCAAAACAGGGAGAAAAAGTCGCCTCAGGTTCAGTGACTCCCATTTCAGTGCCAGCAACCTTTGCAGTATAGCCGCTGATGAAGTGGTACATGGCCTGCTCAGGAGTCAATTTGCTGACAGGTGGTAGCACACCGAATGCATCGCAGGTGAGGAAAATGACATCATTAGGATGATCGGCAACACACGGGATTTTTGCACTGGGCATGTATTCTATCGGGTAAGCACCACGTGTATTTTGTGTGAAGCTCGTATCATCAAAGTCCACATGATGATCGGCTTCGTCATACACCACGTTTTCCAGTACCGCGCCATAACGCAATGCCTGAAAAATTTCTGGTTCATTTTCACGTGAAAGATAGATCGCTTTCGCGTAGCAGCCACCTTCGATATTGAAGATCCCATTATCGGTCCAGCAGTGCTCATCATCGCCAATCAAATATCGCTTGGGGTCGGCTGAAAGCGTGGTCTTTCCGGTTCCAGAAAGACCAAACAGTACTGACGACCGCCCCGACTCGCGATCCGCGGTTGCCGAACAATGCATCGACAAGATTCCGCGCTTGGGCATCAGATAGTTCATGACGGTGAAGATCCCCTTCTTCATTTCACCCGCGTATTCTGTGCCCAGAATCACAATCTCGCCATCCTCAACACTCAGATCCACGCTTGTCTTAGAAGTCATACCCGTTGTGAATCGATTCGCGGGAAACGTTCCAGCATTGTAGATTACATAATCAGGCTTGCCGAAGTTTTCCAGTTGTTCGTCGGTGGGTCGAATCAACATGTTATGCATAAAAAGGGCATGATAAGGACGCGAGCAGATCACACGAACTTTAATTTGATACTCTGGATCCCAACCGGCAAAGGCATCAATCACATATAAATGGGGGCAGATATTCAGATAGTCGGTTGCCCGTTCGCGGTTGCAGAAAAAGGCATGCTGATCGAGTGGATAATTGACATCTCCCCACCAGATATCCGCTTCCGATTTTTTATGCTTAACGACCCGTTTATCTTTGGGAGACCGACCTGTTTTATCGCCAGAGTAGGCAATCAGTGCTCCGGTATCCGAAATCGAAGCTCCCGGCTCATAGCGAATGGCTTCTTCATATAACATCGAGGGATCAGGGTTCCGCATGACCCATTCCACGTTAATTCCATGCTCGGATAGATCAAACGACGACATGCTACACTCCATTTAGTTTATTTAATTTCTGATCGCTTAAGCATTCTTGATAAATCAGAGTTTGGGAACACCTCTGATTAAAGCTAATCCCGGCAAGTGTAATCTCTCTCCGCTTTTTTCCCAAGAGCGATTCACACCTTTAAGTCCGATTTCCTGAAAGCATCAACAGATAGTAATCACCAAAATATCACTACTGTGCCGCCAACCGTTTTAGTTCCGGCTCCATGCGTCGCATCGCTTCTTCGAAGTTTACGATCGGATGGTATCCAAAGTCATGGCGGGCACGGCTGATATCGTAATAATGGGAACTACTCAATTGGGAAGCCAGAAACCGGGTCATCGGAGGTTCACCTGGTAAATGTAACACCCGAAACAAAAACTCCAATACGCCCCCAATCCGTTTGGCGGCTTTGACGGAAATATGTTTTTGAACCGGCGGTAAATCGGCGGCCTGCAATAATTGATTGATCCATTCCCATAATAAAACAGGTTCCGGTTCATTAATAAAATAAGCCTGCCCCCCGACAGGTGAATCATGAAACAATCGCGCCGCGGCCTGCAGATGAGCGGCAGCGGCATTTTCCACATAGCTCATCGAAATCAGATTCATCCCCTGGCCCACCTGTCGCAAGCGACCCGATTTCGCTCGTTTGATCAATCGTGGAATCAAGTGATTGTCACGAGGCCCCCAGATTAGGTGCGGTCTTAACGCGACTGTCGCCAATCCGTTTTCCCCATTCGCAGCCAGCACTGCTTTTTCAGCCAGCATTTTGGTATGCGGATAATGACAGAGGTACTCATCACTGTAGGGCAGATATTCATTCGCGTTCTCATGAGCAACACCATCATAAACTACACTGGGCGAACTGGTGTAAATTAATCTGGTCACGCCTTCTGTTTTGCAAGCATCCAGAATGTTTAGTGTTCCCTGAGTGTTGATACTATGAAAATGATCCCAAGGCCCCCAGATACCGGAAACGGCTGCCGTATGAAAAACGGAATCGATTCCTTCACAGGCCTGCTTCACAGTCGCGGTATCTCGAATGTCTCCCTGCACCGTTTCCACATTCAATTCTTTAAGACGTGTATACTCTCCGCGACAAAGCACGCGGACTGTTTCCCCCGCTTCTACTAACTGTTCGACGATGTAGAGACCAAGGAAGCCGCCTCCCCCGGTAACGAGTATATTCATCCGATTTGTTTCTCTGCCCAGGGTACTAGTTTTTCACGAAAGATTTTTACGTTATGCCGAATATCAACAGGCAGAGAGCGATGAAACAAAACCGTTTCAATCGACTGGGTCAACGAATTAACCTGCCCCAATGCCAGCAACTCCTGAGTGAGTTGTTCACGGTCTGGCTGGCTCTCAGGAAATTCTCCCTGCTCTGGCTCAACAATCATCACCGGTTTCTGATTTGGCTTCGCGCCGACTCCGACCAATGCACTACGATAAATCCGTGGGTGTTCATTAAAGATTGCTTCACAACGAATGGTAAACATGGCTCCTTGTGTGGTTTCAACGATATGAGCTTTCCGACCACAGAACCAGAGTTTTCCTGCTTCATCACGATAACCAACATCACCCATGCGATGCCAGAACTGTTCTCCATCTGGAATTTTTGCAAGCCGTGTAGCCTCTGGTCGCAGAAAGTATTCTCGCGTTGCCATCGGACCTTGCACAATGATTTCCCCGATTTCACCTGTAGGAAGCTCTGTTGCCTGCTCGATGGATTCAATGGGCTCATTGTGAATCTCAATAATCTTTACCTGGACGCCAGGAAACGGAGCGCCCACACAGGTCCCCGCCCCTGACCGGGTCTGCTCTGAGGTTTTTTCAATCACTTCCCGTCCAGAAATTGAAGCTACCGGCAATGATTCGGTTGCACCATACGGAGTATTGATATCAGTTTCCGAATGAGAAAAGGTCTGCCGCATGCGTTCAATGACATGCACCGGGACTGGAGCTCCCGCTGACAAGATTCGTTTGAGTGAAGGTAGTTTCACTTGATGCTGCTCGCAATACCGGCCAATCCGATTCCACATCGCGGGAGAACCAAAGGCCTGTGTCACCCCTTGATCCTTGATTTGTGCAATGATCTTGACCGGATCCACAAGTGCCGGCTTGGTTGGATTCATATCGGGAATTACCGTTGTCACTCCCATTGCCGAATTAAAGAGTGCAAATAAAGGAAAGCCGGGTAAATCGACCTCACCAGGTTGAATCTGATAATAATCCCGTAACAAATCAACCTGTGACCAGAACATACCGTGTTCGTATGCCACTCCTTTGGGCGGACCTGTGCTGCCACTCGTAAAAATAATCGCTGCAGGATCAGTCATTGTTCGCTGAACCATGGGTAACGGCTTCCAGTCACCACCGAGTAACCAGCGGTAGTCAATGCCTGACGTCAACACCGGTTTTCCCACAGTCACATTCAAGTGTGCTTTCGGGAAAGATCGTTTTTTGAATTTGCGAATCATTTGGGCCAGTGGGATTGCAACAAAGCCTTCCGGTTCTACTTCCGACAAACAACGAATCATATTTTTTCCCCCCATGCCTGGATCGATGAGAATGATCACGGCTCCCGCTTTAAACAAGGCAAACGTCAGCGCGATGAATTCCAGGCTGGGACGTACCATCAATGCCATTCGAGTTCCGGGTTTCACCCCCAGTTGAATCAGACCTCGTGCCAGGCGATCACTCTCCTGATCAAGTTGTTGAAATGTCAAACTACTGTAGATATAGCGCCCCTGGTGATCCTTTCCTGCAGGAAAGACAACCGCTTTCTGATAGGGATAAACTTGAGCTGACTGATGAAGCCGCTCAGCAATATTGCGTTGTTCAGACATGAATCGAAGTAAAGCCGAAAGTCAAAAGAGGTAGCATTTACCACTGGCGGACTAGAATTTCGCCCTTGCCAAGTGCGAGAAAATCCCCACAGTATCGTCGATATTCACGATCAAAACAATCTTCGGGAACGGGAAAACCGGAGGATCTCAATTGTCGTAAGAAAAAGAAGAGCCAGGTTGGGTGATACACACATGAGTATTTAAAGGTCGGTAAGAATTCCGGTTCATTCGACTCACCGAATAATGCAATCGTACCTCGACGCATACCGGCTCCCATGCGTTTGCCTATTTGACCGAATGAAAAAATAGAGCCGGCAATCATATCGAAACCAATCGCATCGCCCGAGGTACCACCAATGACGATTGTCCCTCTGCGCATACGGTGGCCTGCTTCATGCCCCACGTTACCATGAATCAATATCTTACCGCCATTCATTCCCCGTTTACTACCAGGATAAGCAGCCCCTACCAGATCACCGGCGTTGCCTTTGATGCACAGCGTCCCGCCTTTCATCTCTGTTGCGATCCAATCTGAGACATTGCCTTCCACCAGGATCTCGCCACCGGACATTTCAGCTCCCAGATGCATCCCGGCATTGCCTTCAACGCGAATTCGTCCTGCAGCCAAACCGGCACCAATGTGCTTTACTCGAGAACAATCACCCGACCAGACGATGAGGTCTTCTTCCGTAGAAGATTGTTGTACGTCGAAAAAGTCGTCAACTGATAGTTTTCGATTACCATGTAACACGGGTAAGGTGCGTATTTTATCAATCGGTTGCTGACTCACCGATTCATGATTGACGGAATTCACTTCAAGAGGAACCTCGAGTGTTTGCTTGAGAGTCAGCGTAAGAGCCATTCGGGAGACATTCTTTATCAACTATGCGGTAGTTTTTCCCATATTGGCCAACCCTTCGATGAAACCTCGTGCAGACAGATAATCATTGGGAAGCATGTTCCTAATCTGACCGCGAAGAATATTCTTCATGACTTGCGCTTCATCGCTAATTTGCTGAGACAGGGTCGAAGTCACACCTGTTGAGTTTCTTAAGGAAAACAATTCCTGAATTTTTTCACGAGATGCCTTGTATTCCTCACCCATCAATGATTCAGGCCAGTTAATCTTGCCTGTCGCAGGATTGAATTGACTCGCGGTCAAAGTTGCTTTGTCCTGGGAAGCACTCGCATTCAGATAAGGACTTAGCCCTGACTCACGCATTTTGCGATTTTTCTCAGCCTGTCGATCTAAAGCTGCCTGGCGTTGTTTGGCTCGTTCTTCATTGATCTGTGATTGCAACTGAATGGCTTCTCGCTGCGCTTTTTGTCGGGCAACGTAAGTCTCTGCTACTTTCTTCTGGTTGTCGATATATTTACTACGTGCATCTTCATAATTGACCATGGCCTTGGATCGATCAACGAGTGCCTGTCCTTGCGCGCGAACCAAAGAAGACCCATCATTCCAACCACCGTAATATCCGCGACCATAGTAACCACCATAGTAGCCGCCACCATACCAACGATTACCGTAAAACACGGAAGGGCTGTAGTATCCCCCATAATTGTAAATCGTTCTTCGCGGGAAGAAGGGACCAGCAGCCTGTAGCATTGAGTGCCCTGCAGAAGACAACAGGATTATTAAACATAATCCGGAGAGGGCCATTTTGCGTGTCACTGTTCTCATCTCTCACCTCAAAGCACAAATTGATAACAAAACCTCATCCCCCAGGAATTTTTCAACCCCAGCGAGCAGGCTTATATGATTTCCTGATGAAACTGAGCAGAATTACTTGATTTTTGAACTCAGATCATGATATCTATTATATTATAGTTTAATGTTCTCATTTCTATTTCGCCAGTCTTTCTTGAGAAGGTA
The Gimesia aquarii DNA segment above includes these coding regions:
- a CDS encoding sulfite oxidase-like oxidoreductase; the protein is MYNGPDSEKYQVGNPPAPPADNSEMIISPDTYRENRIPAGQTRTRKWPILHATDVPKINLDTWKLEISGLVNNPLSFNWIEFQQLPRTQVFADFHCVTRWSRLGNLWEGVSAKEIMQRAGVQPEAHYVIATGYDDGWTTNLPLKDFQSEDVLLCDKHDDEPLDPDHGGPLRLIIPLLYAWKSAKWITKIEFVADDSPGYWERGGYHNHGDPWIVNENNPDGERFQSKDDIPPGFFD
- a CDS encoding RNA polymerase sigma factor → MTRSPNQILDELLVLKCQDGDIEAFKTLVSRWHNRLRRHAWYLTQDWEAAGDIVQDAWLDIIRTIRRLKDPSSFRNWAYRIVGNKATDWVRRQQRQRTLWTEIAHQKKSAGDSTAQQGNKSHVQSIIQQGIKALSTSSQQILSMKYMDHMSTQEIAQALGIPVGTVKSRLHHAREQLKQVIQRSEL
- a CDS encoding DUF6768 family protein — its product is MKEIDEQIREALQAQQDELNDGYNLDNEGILQMFRGHSKWITITWFTLMAVTVTVMIVSAVQFFRVESTRAMIAWATGFTVCFIFEALIEFSFLADCRKNALQCQIKRLELQVATLVSEMENKEEQPEDEKA
- a CDS encoding DUF1559 domain-containing protein; amino-acid sequence: MKHSVKDRKFGFTLIELLVVIAIIAILIALLLPAVQQAREAARRSTCKNNLKQFGVAFHNYHDVHKVFPPGVINRPGGAGWSTRCVTMSNGATFTDNSYRAWGWGTFILPYMDQAPLYNLLNPDGCRMPNEGANFGGTRPLRTPLPAFRCPSDTGRDRNQMHQNYATSNYVVSDRIGSGNTKIRIRDITDGTSNTLLMAERRFKRNPAGKRYGGAIVWGRSGVTDAGNKFRVNWPINTPTATTSSTNAASGDAGCTRHGMSSNHEGGAQFLMADGAVRFISENISHNPAAGSTTTCLGMNVNMAGPGFVIQNLFFIDDDEVVGEF
- the pckA gene encoding phosphoenolpyruvate carboxykinase (ATP), with the translated sequence MSSFDLSEHGINVEWVMRNPDPSMLYEEAIRYEPGASISDTGALIAYSGDKTGRSPKDKRVVKHKKSEADIWWGDVNYPLDQHAFFCNRERATDYLNICPHLYVIDAFAGWDPEYQIKVRVICSRPYHALFMHNMLIRPTDEQLENFGKPDYVIYNAGTFPANRFTTGMTSKTSVDLSVEDGEIVILGTEYAGEMKKGIFTVMNYLMPKRGILSMHCSATADRESGRSSVLFGLSGTGKTTLSADPKRYLIGDDEHCWTDNGIFNIEGGCYAKAIYLSRENEPEIFQALRYGAVLENVVYDEADHHVDFDDTSFTQNTRGAYPIEYMPSAKIPCVADHPNDVIFLTCDAFGVLPPVSKLTPEQAMYHFISGYTAKVAGTEMGVTEPEATFSPCFGGPFLVWHPGKYADLLAEKIKKYNANVWLVNTGWNGGAYGVGERISLKATRAIIDAIHSGVLNHAPTEIDPIFGMATITQCPGVDDKLLVPHNSWVDQSAYKETAVKLATAFNNNFMKYASGVSEEVIAAAPRV
- a CDS encoding NAD-dependent epimerase/dehydratase family protein, which translates into the protein MNILVTGGGGFLGLYIVEQLVEAGETVRVLCRGEYTRLKELNVETVQGDIRDTATVKQACEGIDSVFHTAAVSGIWGPWDHFHSINTQGTLNILDACKTEGVTRLIYTSSPSVVYDGVAHENANEYLPYSDEYLCHYPHTKMLAEKAVLAANGENGLATVALRPHLIWGPRDNHLIPRLIKRAKSGRLRQVGQGMNLISMSYVENAAAAHLQAAARLFHDSPVGGQAYFINEPEPVLLWEWINQLLQAADLPPVQKHISVKAAKRIGGVLEFLFRVLHLPGEPPMTRFLASQLSSSHYYDISRARHDFGYHPIVNFEEAMRRMEPELKRLAAQ
- a CDS encoding fatty acid CoA ligase family protein, producing MSEQRNIAERLHQSAQVYPYQKAVVFPAGKDHQGRYIYSSLTFQQLDQESDRLARGLIQLGVKPGTRMALMVRPSLEFIALTFALFKAGAVIILIDPGMGGKNMIRCLSEVEPEGFVAIPLAQMIRKFKKRSFPKAHLNVTVGKPVLTSGIDYRWLLGGDWKPLPMVQRTMTDPAAIIFTSGSTGPPKGVAYEHGMFWSQVDLLRDYYQIQPGEVDLPGFPLFALFNSAMGVTTVIPDMNPTKPALVDPVKIIAQIKDQGVTQAFGSPAMWNRIGRYCEQHQVKLPSLKRILSAGAPVPVHVIERMRQTFSHSETDINTPYGATESLPVASISGREVIEKTSEQTRSGAGTCVGAPFPGVQVKIIEIHNEPIESIEQATELPTGEIGEIIVQGPMATREYFLRPEATRLAKIPDGEQFWHRMGDVGYRDEAGKLWFCGRKAHIVETTQGAMFTIRCEAIFNEHPRIYRSALVGVGAKPNQKPVMIVEPEQGEFPESQPDREQLTQELLALGQVNSLTQSIETVLFHRSLPVDIRHNVKIFREKLVPWAEKQIG
- a CDS encoding formylmethanofuran dehydrogenase subunit C, translating into MALTLTLKQTLEVPLEVNSVNHESVSQQPIDKIRTLPVLHGNRKLSVDDFFDVQQSSTEEDLIVWSGDCSRVKHIGAGLAAGRIRVEGNAGMHLGAEMSGGEILVEGNVSDWIATEMKGGTLCIKGNAGDLVGAAYPGSKRGMNGGKILIHGNVGHEAGHRMRRGTIVIGGTSGDAIGFDMIAGSIFSFGQIGKRMGAGMRRGTIALFGESNEPEFLPTFKYSCVYHPTWLFFFLRQLRSSGFPVPEDCFDREYRRYCGDFLALGKGEILVRQW